The Alnus glutinosa chromosome 8, dhAlnGlut1.1, whole genome shotgun sequence DNA segment TCCAACCATAAGGGGACATCGAGGATCAATTATTACCTTCTCAAGCTCAACGGCATTCTCAATCAAAAACATGGCATACTCGACATCAATTATTTGCCCCGTAAATCCAACGAATTCCACCAGTTTGAGGCAATGATGGGGACACTTTGGAGCTTTTTGTACTTTTCTTCCACCCTTGGATTGGTACCACTACAAtaagaaattagaaataaatGCATCAGAATTTGCTTGTTTAGAAACAAACCATTGAACACATACTACAATCATCATTAAGGAGCACAGTAATACTGGTGTCATCATCCCAAAATATGAACCACGAAATGTCCAACATTTATCAAGTACTGGAGCATGCCAATTCTTCATGGTGGAATGAGTCCGAATTTTCTACATAGGATTTGATTAGACCCATTGAGTTTCCACTCAGACcataaaaggaagaaagaaagaaagaaatatatatatatatatatatatatatatagagagagagagagagagagagagagagagagagagagagagagaggtagaaaagaaaaaacaaacttaACAAGGCTGATTTAGGATCTAATcacaaataaacataaaaagaCAAAGGAGTTTTTATAGTGCAGGTAAGGAAGTTAGTTGGTGGTATATTGTTTGGTTTCGTCAAGCTATTCCTAaacaagcttttcttctatgGTTGGCTATCCTTAATAGACTTACCACAGGAGAAAGGCTTGTGACTTGGGGTTTTCAGGGAGATCCGCAGTGTTTGTTTTGTAGAAATGGGGTGGAAAGTCGTGATCATCTATTTTTCCCTTGCAGTTTTAGCTCCCGTATTTGGAAAACTTGCATGAATAGCTGCTTCATACAACATCCTCTTCTGGACTGGCAGGGTGCGCTTGATGAAGCTTGTAGAAAGCGGAAAACGAAGAAGCTGCTAGGTGTTTTGTGCAGGTTGATACTGAGTTCTACAGTATATATTTGGCGTGCTAGAAATGAGATCAAGGTTCTATGTCACCCAAGAACGGAAGAGCAGATTCTTCGCTTGAACTTCTGGGAGGTTCGAAAGAGGATCTCAGGAAAGGGCAAGTTCATAAAGAATATGGAGAATGTGGCTCTTTGTAAAATGTGGAATATAGATGAGATGATTCTGGTTTGAAACCaggtttttttttctagtcCCTAGTTGTTCATAGAGCTGTGTActctgttttgttgttttgtttggtCTTTTAAGACCTTTGCTTGTACTCTGATGGTTGGTTAGTAATGCAATGTTCACtgattcatcaaaaaataaaaaaggactaTAGCCAACAAGATGGAGTGACAATAGCTGATATATAAAGATTATAAACACGAATACCTATCTGGCcgcaaaacaaaaaataagagaTACTTGTGGAATCGAGTGTATGATAGCAAGAAGGATTAGTTTACGGCGATATATAAAAGTCACAttttatggttttgttttcaaCAACCCGATACCTGAACCGATAATACCAAATTATGCCTTTTCATATCTGGCCTCAACTAAAACACCCTACCAAACTGTCCAAAATCTATCTGGttcttttaaattgttttaGAAAATTGATAGTTCAGCAAGAAATCAAAGGGATGAACTGAAATCCTACTTTGAATTTGAATCAGAAACTGAGAAAGATTGACCATGACCCTTCAAGTCAATTTAAATACAACCCAAAGGTCTCCAGTGCATGCACGTAAATCCTCAACATAACGCGATAttctattattaaatatttcacgagGAACCCAGGTATCTGCTCAAAAtaagtaaaactaaaatttatgaAGTCGTCATCCTCTAAATAAAGAGCATATATTCCTGGTGCAAAacttaaactataattgaataTGCCAAATGTTATGACtgcattttttttaaccttatgGCATGGCAATGGACAAACAATATTGATGCGATAACAAGGTAAAGCAGAAGACGGTACTAATTTAAACAGTTGGCATGAAAGCTAAAAGCTTTATGCAGAGATATTAATACAAACCAAAGCACCACTAGCATTACTCTACCATCAGACACTAAATAATCCCAAAATTGGATAATTTACGCAGGACACAAGCATGAACATTTACCTTCAGTGTTAACCTGCACAAGATAGGAGCTGCTTTTAACAGGGAAGTCAACCCAAGAAGGCTTTCATTATCACTTGCATCGAAAGCTATCAACTCTAATTGCTTGAGATTACTTAATGTAGGCAATTCAATGAGCTTCTTATTTTTATGTATAACGAACCAAGAgttagagaaagaaaagtaaagtTCCATATTTCAAAAggaaaacctataaaatacaaacaaaaccaACATAAATTTGCATGCAGACCTTGATCCTCGGAAGTTCCAATATAAGGGTCTCTAGCCGCGAAAGACAACTTGAAAACTCACAGAATTGATAGATTGAATATTCACAATACGTGCCCCCCAAAGACATTTCAACGAGGTTGGGTACATACCTAAAAGGCATGGTTATTTTTGGCCCAGAGTATACGAAAGATACAAGATTTTTTGCAGAAATCTCTAGGTTTTGTAGCTTGTGGCAGTGGCGTATCTCTAAGTACTTTAAGGGGAGTAATGGACCGGGAACTTTCAGATTGACAAGGGCAGCTGAATTTTGCACACACAGTCGTTCAAGAAAGGGGCAGTTGCATATGAAGTACTCCAAAACTTCTCCAATTACATTCAGAAATTTTAAAATGAGGGCCCTGAGGGAATTACACCTGGGAAAACTAAGAGTCCGGTAGAAGGGTGGAAAAGGGCAGGGATTTGAACTGACATGCTCAAAGCTCAGCTCAAGCCTTTGTACTCTCTTTTCGAATGCAAACTTGACCCAATGATCAAGATCATGTCTATAATCCACATCCAAATCAAAAGAAACTCTAAATTGATCTATAGTGGGAGCCCGATGCAATTTCAGTACACCATTCACCCACATCACATACTTGGTCCTTTCAATACGATATAATCTCTCCAATCCCCGTTCGCATCTATGGTCGTCCAAATAGTATAATCTCTCTTGTGCGTCGAAATTTAAATTAGGAACGAAAATCCAAAGCTTTTGCCATCGGCGAGAAAGGACACTAGCTCTCCCCGCCTCCTTCAGTGTCACGAGAGACAGAATGGAAACCAGAATTTCATCCGGCATTCCACTAATCCGATCCTCGACAAATCGTGCTCTCTAAGCACCCAATTCAGGTGCAACCACAACCATGCAAAAGGCAAATCTCagtacaaaacacaaaaccaaGATAATTGGAACagcaaagcaaaaacaaaaacaaaaggagagaAATTACCTCTTGTTTTATGTTCCCCATTTAAGGTAATATGTAACTAAAACTAAAGCTACAGAAAATtgccaacaaagaaaaatatgataaattagCCCATCAAACAGTCTAAAAGTAACGAATATGACAAATGAGGCAGTGTACGAGAATATAAAAGATGCAAACATTCGAACTTGCGGCTtaaatttggaaaaacaaacaaaaataaccaGAATTGTAATAGCGAAAGAGAACGGTGTGTACCTGCTCAAGGAACAGCCTTTTATGAtacaaataagttatataataAATTAGATGAAAAAACTGCAAACAAATTTGATGAAACCCTCGTTCCGTTGGATTTGCTGAAAGCACTGGAACCTGGATGAAGCAATTTGGGAATTAgggattcttaatttcttttatagcCCTATGAGATTAATACTAGGGTCTAGGCGTAGCGGTGCTGGGCCTTGTGGAGTAAACCCCGAATACAGCCACACGACTTGGGCTCTGCATCTCGAATAGGCCTAGGGGTTCATGTCAAAGTACAATAAGAGCTTAATCCCAGGCTAATAGCTCACATATTTCTAggctaatttaatttttttacaacacaAAACCGACTTATGTTGTAACACCTAATAAATTTCTTGCGATGactaagaatattttgatataaacattagtattaaattaaattaaatatattttatgtctaaTTTTATATTCTCAATTTAGTTTGAGAAGTGAACCGTTCGAACTAGGTTCAAACAaatatgaaatttttgaaactttgagaGTTTTTAAgaattgtaaaataaataaatatataaaatatatttttaagaagTATAACTAGCATTCAGGCGAACCCTAGAACCTACATTGGATTTGAAAGGTGCTTTAGCACCCAAGGCAGCATGTACATAtgcataaaaaataatgaagtaaGTCCAGATTTGTAGTGAAAGTTTAATTGCTTTCTTTTAGGGTGTGATTCGGACTTTCCAAGGAATTCTAAAAAGTCTTACTTCACATCTACTTCTTGTGAACTATAGCTTGTTCCAGAGGTTGGTTCATCGCTTCAAAGTGTAGTAGTTCAGCATGTTCTAAAACATCCTGGTGGATTTGGTCACACTACCTTTGGCAAATGCATGTGAATTCCATAATTGTTTTTCACAGCTTAGTTTTCATAAAATCCCAAACTTGTCCAATAATTTCTGCCTATAAATAAGCCGGACCAGTGAGTTATTAAAGACAAGAAGAGCGTTTAGACAGTCTACAAAGTAGTAAGTATAACTACTTACTAAGAAATAATACtgtttttataagtattttagTTACTGAAGTATTTGATAAATTAAGCTTTTGAGCTATGATTATTAGAATTAGTGAGCCTAagtattttatgaataacaACATAGAAAATAGGAGAAGACTATTGCGAGGAAGACAATAGTAACATGGAATGAATAATCTATACTTTTCACTATTGGCGGGTTTGCTTTGATATCCCAAGTGGTTTTGGTGAGAGGACTTTGATCAGCATATGATTAATCTATAACGTCGCAGTTCACAGTCCAACACTGCTCACAAAACTACTCTTCTGCTGCAACACGCCCACCCATTGATCCAAACGGACGAAGATCTGGATACCCATTTGGTCCAAAAGGGACCTGAGCCGGATCTTGGCAATACCCAGATGAGAGTTTTACCAATATGAAGAGGCTCAAGAAAAACccggatgatgatgatgatgatttagCAAGGCATCCGGATTCGGATACCCACACTGTTCTGGTAGATCCAGATAGGAAATTGGGGTCCAACCCGATGAGGCTGATGGCGATCATTGTGGTCTGTCTGATGGTTGTTTCGGTTCTGTTTTCAGTGTCTGTGGTTCTCAATGACCCACCTTCAGATAGCATTAGGGAATCTTCAGAAAAGAGGGTTCTTGAGGTGGAACCCAGTAAAGGTACTTGCTTGTTGGGTTTTTATAAGGTTCTAAGTATTAGACTGAGTTTGAGTATGTTCTAGTGTTAGAGTACTTGATTTTGGGAATCTTTCTAGTTCGCTTTTTGTCATTGAAACTTATATGCGAAAATGTTGCACTGCCATGGTGAAttgttgcatgttttgtttttctgtttgatGGTTTGTGCTCTTCTCTATTATTATTACAAGTAAGAATCATCTTTTGTGTTGGTGAAATGTTGGAAGAACATCGTTTGGTTTACATTCTTGAAGATGTAGCATAAAGTGTGTCTCTTGGATTTGATTTATGTCATTGGTATTGAGACCAAGCTCAACGCAAACTCAATTCATTAGATCAAAGAAATTCTATAGCTTAGTGACTACTTGGGTATTTCCTTAACAAGGCCGCCTCATTGAATCAGATCAAAGGGTTAATCACTTTCCTTTCTCCCCTTTTTCAGGAACACCACAgatttttgtaataattttttattattattataagagcactcccaatggcttatgtatatttcaatgtaaaatagttaatcaaaatccactttatctagtttagcttaTGGTTTTAAAAGACATCATatatccgattatctattcttaactctatttGATCtagatatggtttttttttttattactttttttactatcttttttttttttttttttttttttttttcaaatggccATATTTGTCAATGgtcattttgttaaaacgaTCATTTTTATAACGCAAATTTTTCAACGGTCATTTTTTCTCAAACGGCCATTTTTCtaacaatcatatttttctgctctatcaaaatcaaatatgacCCAAACCAAGCCCagatttgtttatgaaaataatccTTTATCAATCATCTGATCAAAGAGAAACTCTACTTCACCCAATTTCCCAAACTTGTATTGCCCATTTATCAAAAAACGAAATGGATTGGATCTCTCATTTGGCCATTTATTTCGAGTGTGacgacctgtttttttttttttttatttatatatatacaaacataaacgagtcatcgcagtggtacgactacatgtcgctcagccaacgtAGGCACATGCCCAaaacatgcacctgatatacAGAGTTACCTCCACAGCGGAATAAATCATGATACGATCAATTAAGCGAAAAAGCATAACTATAATCTCACTCGTTATCTAAACAAATGCGAGCCATAACACAAGTCTATCTGTTTATAGTTTAACTAcatataactattacaaaagaatggctgaTACAAAATAATGTGTGACACATACgtcaagccatatacaaaagtaccCAAAAATAAGGACACCATAGTCCTACCCCACTACGACCGTCGCTACGAGCTTCTATCGTAGTAACCCAAGTAGTGTGCTACCGGATCATCGTCCGCCTCAGGAGTACCTGCAATCACAGGgatatcatctacacggttgtggtggtatctacatccgcataggtgaaatgatgagttcaccgccttagcatgaaacacactaagacctcagtagtataagactgattgagttttcgcaaagaaccaacctttattttatttttagttgtgcgagcactatattagccacaatttaccaatagctaatgcagcaaacaccgactattctgaaaacatttaaaacatactatatagctgtgaatatatgtagaagttccagtcatccctccttagaaatttctatatatagtcccctctataataatacttttcatcggtCGCTCAGACATAGGTGCACatgatcactccatcacagatatgacgtatacacataggtcttaagcaaggaacatggcatcttactcttccgtactaggataacatccttcaacaaagcACTCGCagcaccatctctaatcgtattccagcttcgtgctttgaacgtcagtagatcatgagagcactagagttaaactcaatcatgctaacacgtctttcctgatgaacaagaacagtcaaccttcctacttatagacatgccattactcgcacctggttAGTCATGTATCCATATACTTCTCTAATAAATCGTCTGCTTCCTAATAAATCGTCTTCCTTCAAGTATCAACCGCAACTTCTCTCCTTATGACCTGCTCTTTCATAAATCTCCCAACTATAAATTCCTCAAAGTTTTTGGTTGTGAGTGTTGGCCATATCTTCGTCCCTACAACTCCCACAAATTTGCCTTTCGTTCCAAGCCTTGTGTTTTTCTCGGTTATAGCTTGTCTCATCATGGTTATAAGTGTCTCGATCCACTTGCCATTCGGGTTTACATTGCTTGACATGTTGTCTTCAATGAACAAGCATTTCCTTTCCACAAATCTTCCTCACCTACTGAACCATCTCCCTCTCCTTTACCCAGCCTCTTACCACTTCCTTCCACTTCTCTTTCTCCACATTCCTATAACCCGTGTCTCTCCACTCATGCCCCACGTCCTTCCTCCTCTCCAACATGTGTTCTGTCCTCCTCTTTTCCCATCCCATTGCCCCTTGGTCACACCCTTCAATCTCCTGCCACCTTTCCCTCTCGAGCTACTCAACCAACTGTCACCACTTCTCTTACTCCCACCACTGCCACATCCTCACCTCAAGCTCCTCAACACACTGTCCTCCCACTAACTTCTCACAATACTGCTACATCCCATCCTAGAACTCCTCAACACCCGTTGTCCCATGTTGTTACTCCCACATCCAATTCTCAACCTACACGTGATCCTCCTCCCACTCTTGTCACTCTTCCTCCCACTCCTCACTCCACCCCACTTATTCCCTGTCCGCTCACACCCCATGATCACTCGCTCTCAAACCCTCTCCCATTCCACTTTCATGCCTAACTCTACTGCACCTTTTCTTCGGTCCCATCTCATGACTACCCGGTCCCAAAACAACATCCATAAACCCACCCTCCTACCCGATGGCACTCCCAAATACCACTTACCTCAAGCCCTTACTGTCACCACCTCCAATCCTGAAACTGAGCCCACATGCTACACCTCTGCTGTCCAACATGTTGTGTGGCGAGATGCCATGGCTGAAGAGTTCCATGCTCTTTTGAAGAATGGTACTTGGACCCTTGTTCCTCCTACACCCTCCATGAACATTGTCGGCTCTAAATGGGTTTATCGCATCAAGCGAAAGGCGGATGGCAGTGTTGATCGTTATAAGGCCCGCCTTGTTGCCAAAGGCTTCCATCAACAAGAAGGAATTGATTACTGGGAAACCTACAGCCCTGTTATCAAACCCGTTACAATCAAAACCGATCTCTCCCTTGCTGTCTCTTCCGGATGGCCAATAAAATAAGTTGACATCAGCAATGCCTTTCTCCATGGTTTTCTTAGTGAGACAGTTTATATGGCCCAGCCACCTGGTTTTGTGCATCCTCAATTTCCCAACTCAGTGTGCCTCCTAAAGAAAGCATTGTATGGGCTCAAACAAGCCCCCCGAGCATGGTTTTCTCGCCTCAGCACTCGTCTCCTTGAGCTCGGTTTCACTGCTTCTAAAGCCGACCCTTCCCTGTTTGTTTTTGTCTCTGCAGGTACTCACCTTCTTGCTCTAGTCTATATGGATGATATCATCCTAATCGGCTCCTCACTCTCTCTCATTGACTCTCTTCTTCACTCACTCTCTCTTGACTTTCCCATCAAAGACCTTGGTTCCTTAAACTTCTTCCTAGGTGTCAAAGTCCACAGATCACCTACAGGACTTCACCTCTGCCAACAACGTTACATAGCCGACCTACTCAAAAGAACCTCTATGCAGTTTGCTAAACCGGTTTCCTCTCCAATGTCAACCTCCTCTCCTCTTAGCCAATTTGATGGCACTCCCACGTCTGATACTACACTCTATCGAAGCACCGTTGGTGCTCTCCACTACCTCGCACTCACTCACCCGGACATTGCCTTTGCGGTTAACAAAGTCTCTCAATTCTCTCATGCCCCTCGTGACACTCACTGGACTGCCATCAAACGGATCCATCGCTATCTCAAAAATACTCTCTCCTATGGTCTCCTCATTAAACCAACACCCTCCTCTTAATTATTTACCTTCTCTGACGGGGATTGGGCTAGCTGCCCTGATGAACCGAAGTCTACCTCCGGCTACAGCATCTTTCTTGGTGGCAACCTCCTTTCCTGGACTGTCAAAAAACAGCCCACGGTTTCTCGCTCTAGCATTGAGTTTGAGTACAAAGCGTTAGCAAATACCACTGCTGAGTTGCTCTAGATTCAATCTCTTCTCAAAGAACTTGGCATCTTCCTCTCTACTGCTCCCATTCTTCACTGCGACAATATTGGTGCCACTTATCTCACCTCTAATCCTATTTTTCATGCACGCACCAAACACATTGAAATTGACTACCATTTTGTACGAGATCGAGTTGCTCAGAAATCCCTCATTGTCAAGTTCCTTTTCAGCAAagatcaattggctgacatccTCACTAAGCCCTTGGCCTCCACTCGCTTCGCTCATCTTCGAGCCAATCTCAACGTTTGCCCGCAACCGCTGCGATTGAGGGGGAGAATTACATCACCTCCTGCTAAACCATGTTCTCAAGCTATTGCTCACGTGAACCTGCAGCCACCAATTTCAGAACTTGAAGATGAAGCTACTGCTCACGTGAACCTATGAAGCTACTGCTCACGTGAACCTGCAGCCACCTATTTTAGAACTTGAAGATGCAGAAGCTACAGAAGATACACCACACTCTTCCTGACTTAAGACATGTCTTtcactttatcttttttttgtaTCTAATCATGCCTTCTTGCTTCACGTGTTCATCTTGTATTTTCTGCCTCCTTGTACTtgtcaaactttattttattcatataaGTTGTTTccattcttctataaatagaacAGAGGACTTTGTCGTGATggaaccaacggtccggatTAGCGTGTTGTAGGTGCCAACGGTCCCAGCTGGCAATACCATCACCCCCCCgctgtattagccaactctcacttaaaacttatttgtttgttactggaatccaaaggtcccagcagactatgagccaaaggtcataacccgtttatttattaagtgttaCAGATTCATATTCAAATTCATCTACGATCTAATTACCCTTCGCTAGTTGGATGGTCTCTTATCGCCTTTAAACCTAGTTCCCCTTCATCTTGTATACATTAGGCCTGATTTGAATCGGCACCATCACCTTGTGCCAATTCTTAAGTCATCCATTACGCTTAAGGTTAACCACCTGCTTCATCTCCTGAACAGACACCACCTCGATTACCTCAAGTTTAAGTACGTGGCTCCTGGCGTCCCAGGTTTCAACTCATTTATTTTCCTACTCAGCTTCGCCAACCTTTTGTTAGAATTCTAAATCTTGCGCTTAAGGACAGTTACTCACTCTTTCAATCCTTTCAGTGCATCGTTTATCTGCAGGAATCGATGGAGGACGTTCCATCTATTTGATCGTCTGGCAAAGCGAGAGCGATTCCCTTGACGAGCCATGATCTGCGCACAGGAAGAGTAATATTAACAAACGAAATCACAAAACCGTACCAGAAGCAAGAAAATTTTTGGAAATTATGTTTGGGCGCGCATGGGAGGAAGAACCGCATCACAGTTTATAGAGGAAGCGATTTTTTGTTGCAATTTGAATATGGACCGTTGAATGAAAATTTTGCATTGGACGGCTAAGATGATGATCTGTGTGGTTGGAGAATGCTGCATTGTGGACCATCCAGTGGTTTTTTTCTCGTTGGAATGCGTTTGGATGGGCTTGTGGTCCAATGGGCTCTTTGGGCTCATTCGATGGCACGCCCATCTTGGATGGGTTTCTTAGATGTAATCCAATAGCTAAGAAGTTGAAAATATACATTAACTTAagccccatatatatatataaatgtatttaattattttttttcttgaatttaaaaggatatttttgtcctgttgaatttttttaaagtcatttttattttttatttttttgcttgcCTTGGGGGACTGTGACATGTGAAGGGTATATATGTTTTTCCCtaaatattaacattttttctaGAATGCAGTGATGATAGAATTGCACAATATTTGTGAGAGGTATTCACCATATTTAATGTTGATTTggattgattaatttttttatgcgATAAGCCTTGCAATTTGTGATATCTTGTTGAAGATGAGTTCTTACTGAAATCTCGAAGAtgataagcttttttttttttatttaatttaaaagttacTTAGCTGAATTGGACACATAAGAAGTATGCAAAAAAGACATAtgtcttttaattaatttagtgttCTTAATATTATGGGGGTTGAGACGCATTAGAAGCGCATCTAAACTTTTGCCTGTGTGAGTAAAGACAACCCTTAGTCCCTACAATTGCGGTTGATCACTCTTTCTtgtaaatgcatttttaaattgtGGTTAAATAGATGGTTCTTACCACCGTGAACTTCTAGCATGATAgtgtggattttttttcttttttcttattcgtATTCCGAATTGACACCAACGGGGCTTAGCTCCCCAGGtttattgggtttaattttCACATAAATGTTGCCATTTCCCACCACCCATCTAAAAAGATGCTAAATTGCTTGTTGACATACTTGGTAGCTATTCCAaccgatgattaaaaataagaatttggttttacactttatcggttttcacaactacgtggattttaatatatttaaccactcgcaatagtacgggactttgtagtatagtactaaggagggtatcgtaccacaaggattgggaGGGTTGTTTTAAGTTATGAAATACTTAAGACGTTGcctaatttagaaaaaaaaaaaaaaaaaaaaaaaaaaaaaaaaaaaaagatgaattgttttgttttatcactaagcTAAACAAGTAAAAATGGAGAGTTTAAGAACAAGGAAAATATAGagcattgatttcactcaatcctcatacacatggcatacTATATTCCTCCCGGATTTCCTTCACAAGTGTaatacgagcgcgtaatgattgtcaatcacacgacgacctcaacatgaatttattttagttaaagacaatgataatCCATCTATTATACAAAAGTCATTCAACTAATAACTagggttgaatgattcatgctccctagtatggactataaggcctattaataagcatacacatctatggaaaaagcataaaccatcttagtttaacacataatctccacataaacttacactagaatggaaaaacatttaagcaataattaaactaaaaagagtgtGGAGTAATATGTGTTTCCTAGCATGagttatcaaattcacataaattgtgtCATAAATACCATTACACACCCATCTTAGGCTATGTAATCATTACACTTGTATGGAAATCCAAAAACAACACAATCAACCCATGGCACTTAGAAAGAGTTTATCAACACCCTACAattaaattagctactcatggagttatgggattctcttatagaagaagaagaacccattccTCTAAGAGATATAAAAACTATAACCACCACTAACAAGAGGTACAACAACTAACTTTAATAAAGAAATCTaacttaacaaataaaaatactcaaaaacaagctttaaaggaaagaaaat contains these protein-coding regions:
- the LOC133875661 gene encoding F-box/LRR-repeat protein At3g58900-like isoform X1 — encoded protein: MGNIKQERARFVEDRISGMPDEILVSILSLVTLKEAGRASVLSRRWQKLWIFVPNLNFDAQERLYYLDDHRCERGLERLYRIERTKYVMWVNGVLKLHRAPTIDQFRVSFDLDVDYRHDLDHWVKFAFEKRVQRLELSFEHVSSNPCPFPPFYRTLSFPRCNSLRALILKFLNVIGEVLEYFICNCPFLERLCVQNSAALVNLKVPGPLLPLKYLEIRHCHKLQNLEISAKNLVSFVYSGPKITMPFRYVPNLVEMSLGGTYCEYSIYQFCEFSSCLSRLETLILELPRIKKLIELPTLSNLKQLELIAFDASDNESLLGLTSLLKAAPILCRLTLKWYQSKGGRKVQKAPKCPHHCLKLVEFVGFTGQIIDVEYAMFLIENAVELEKVIIDPRCPLMVGSPWEYNEIEEIQAARECAKMLGRELSLGDKLVIL
- the LOC133875661 gene encoding F-box/LRR-repeat protein At3g58900-like isoform X2, whose amino-acid sequence is MGNIKQERARFVEDRISGMPDEILVSILSLVTLKEAGRASVLSRRWQKLWIFVPNLNFDAQERLYYLDDHRCERGLERLYRIERTKYVMWVNGVLKLHRAPTIDQFRVSFDLDVDYRHDLDHWVKFAFEKRVQRLELSFEHVSSNPCPFPPFYRTLSFPRCNSLRALILKFLNVIGEVLEYFICNCPFLERLCVQNSAALVNLKVPGPLLPLKYLEIRHCHKLQNLEISAKNLVSFVYSGPKITMPFRYVPNLVEMSLGGTYCEYSIYQFCEFSSCLSRLETLILELPRIKWYQSKGGRKVQKAPKCPHHCLKLVEFVGFTGQIIDVEYAMFLIENAVELEKVIIDPRCPLMVGSPWEYNEIEEIQAARECAKMLGRELSLGDKLVIL